Proteins encoded by one window of Anopheles maculipalpis chromosome 2RL, idAnoMacuDA_375_x, whole genome shotgun sequence:
- the LOC126560062 gene encoding uncharacterized protein LOC126560062, translating to MLFRFLLLLTFLNVSCGQNEYPNYPEDEPPKNYPEAYPIPNYDTNPAPNPEQPAVQPHYPDYSYVETVETTTIPTTTTTTRRIARSRRPQVFPPTPTARQTRPNQANRVVRYYFLDDQGYVVRSAVRRRYRTGSLQMNGLPPYYRNILSGARSIRANGGGGQTRPQRVDYWWNWWN from the exons ATGTTGTTTCGATTCCTGCTACTTCTCACG TTTTTAAACGTGTCCTGCGGACAGAATGAATATCCCAACTATCCGGAGGATGAGCCGCCCAAAAATTATCCGGAAGCGTATCCCATTCCAAATTACGATACCAACCCTGCACCTAACCCAGAACAGCCCGCCGTACAACCACATTATCCGGACTACAGCTATGTAGAAACGGTGGAAACTACTACGATCcctaccaccactaccactaccaGGCGGATTGCAAGATCGAGAAGACCTCAAGTGTTTCCACCGACACCAACGGCTCGTCAAACTAGGCCAAATCAAGCGAACAGAGTAGTGCGTTACTATTTCCTGGACGATCAAGGATATGTAGTTCGTTCGGCAGTTAGACGTCGCTATCGAACAGGATCACTGCAGATGAATGGGCTACCTCCGTATTATCGCAATATCCTATCAGGTGCGCGCTCGATAAGAGCAAACGGAGGAGGAGGCCAAACAAGACCGCAACGTGTTGACTACTGGTGGAACTGGTGGAACTGA
- the LOC126560063 gene encoding uncharacterized protein LOC126560063, which yields MFSVPVTVLLVLLVTLEGDAFIPIINLYRDTGMACRWYNMPPYANAIATQPTNGGNGNYLTGLATMLNRMYPDSITGSSQTRPRVVVRVEETATVRNRRGVAVPAGSPSGGNGNRELDYYYETDPQYNYEEDGYAYDDYSDPDEYADTVTYYDMPSANVRGTGNVFQTWYGTGINAPSATGSSNACNVCATSALLNFLMG from the exons ATGTTTTCTGTGCCTGTTACCGTGCTGCTAGTATTGCTG GTCACATTGGAAGGAGATGCATTTATACCCATCATTAACCTGTACCGGGACACGGGTATGGCATGTCGCTGGTACAATATGCCACCATACGCGAATGCCATCGCGACCCAACCCACAAACGGTGGCAATGGGAACTACCTAACCGGGCTTGCCACCATGCTTAACCGTATGTATCCCGACTCGATCACCGGTTCGTCCCAAACCCGTCCGCGTGTTGTGGTGCGTGTCGAGGAGACGGCCACCGTTAGGAATAGGAGGGGCGTTGCAGTACCGGCCGGCAGTCCATCCGGCGGTAATGGAAACCGTGAGTTAGATTACTACTACGAAACAGATCCGCAGTACAATTACGAGGAGGACGGTTATGCCTACGATGATTACAGTGATCCTGACGAATATGCGGACACTGTTACGTATTATGACATGCCTTCGGCGAACGTACGGGGAACCGGTAACGTCTTTCAGACGTGGTACGGGACGGGCATCAATGCGCCGTCGGCGACCGGCAGCAGTAACGCGTGCAATGTATGCGCAACTTCAGCGTTGCTCAACTTCCTAATGGGTTAA
- the LOC126559217 gene encoding uncharacterized protein LOC126559217, which yields MAEGTYEYECMRAELLGLAHPSREEFEEKQKLRQETEVEEQLTEQLKEVDLQEESVQGTSGKMDELNSILTATQQKINKFKVACGSLTSLLKLRPSTPSNEPAGGSEGKSINDALDTLDTMKDLNDASDATVTKAAAKDLGTKVTSQLDKLDSLLYKADNATYSMKHQTDQMKKIAK from the exons ATGGCCGAAGGAACGTACGAATATGAGTGTATGCGGGCGGAACTGCTCGGGTTGGCCCATCCCAGTCGGGAGGAGTTCGAGGAGAAGCAGAAGCTCAGACAGGAGACAGAGGTGGAGGAGCAACTCACCGAACAGTTAAAG GAGGTTGACTTGCAGGAAGAGTCCGTACAGGGCACTTCCGGGAAGATGGACGAGCTGAACAGCATCCTGACAGCGACCcagcaaaaaattaacaagTTTAAAGTGGCCTGCGGTAGCTTGACCAGCCTGCTAAAGCTTCGCCCATCGACACCGAGCAACGAACCGGCCGGTGGATCCGAGGGTAAATCCATCAATGACGCGCTCGATACACTCGACACGATGAAGGATCTGAACGATGCGTCTGATGCGACGGTCACCAAGGCGGCAGCAAAAGATCTCGGCACGAAGGTAACGTCCCAGCTGGACAAGCTTGATTCGTTGCTGTACAAGGCCGATAATGCCACCTATTCGATGAAGCATCAGACGGATCAGATGAAGAAGATTGCCAAGTAA
- the LOC126560060 gene encoding mucin-5AC-like encodes MQILVVVSLWWCVGVFSVAASAFYARKDFSSCTQIDFDEATLSSLRKCDYMQEFIVKRYDESTHFEPYRPETVHYLSHRWQGLTCGETVDTYSFNEETELRMAYNLVFDSGATLEVRVFDEERMDSENKPTLVEVWHTTASTNGWGFFREKLNKTVKQARIQIEANINAGSDLAIEYLTIFNYEVETEECSIIDEFATTTTVIPATTETTTIAAETTTQQPDTTTTHETTTTEMITTSTTLSTADDETTATTETSKELSTISSEQTSTTADTTEAIAATTTTTTTVTEIISTTSTNAPRDDTSMQPSSSTTQSLTSSYFTTDSSIPSVIYSTPTPTETAPVPPILEPTLSPKQWLWMTLTAVFAILFILAASAAIYLCFMNQHLQRISARLLDENGHYPGKKF; translated from the exons ATGCAGATCCTGGTGGTTGTTTCCTTGTGgtggtgtgttggtgtatTTTCGGTCGCGGCCAGTGCCTTTTACGCAAGGAAGGATTTTTCTTCCTGCACTCAAATAGACTTCGACGAGGCAACTCTCTCCTCGCTGCGAAAGTGTGATTACATGCAAGAGTTTATAGTGAAACGTTACGATGAATCGACCCACTTCGAACCGTATCGGCCGGAAACAGTGCACTATCTGTCACATCGCTGGCAAGGATTAACGTGCGGCGAAACGGTGGATACTTACTCGTTCAATGAAGAAACTGAGCTCCGGATGGCTTACAATCTGGTGTTCGATAGTGGCGCTACACTGGaggtgcgtgtgtttgatgAAGAACGTATGGATTCGGAAAATAAGCCAACGCTGGTGGAGGTTTGGCATACTACTGCCTCCACCAATGGATGGGGATTCTTCCGCGAGAAGCTCAACAAGACTGTGAAACAGGCTAGG ATTCAAATTGAAGCAAACATCAATGCTGGCAGTGATTTGGCGATAGAATACTTGACCATATTCAACTACGAGGTAGAAACAGAGGAATGTAGCATTATTGATGAGTTTGCAACGACGACAACTGTCATACCGGCAACGACCGAAACAACAACGATTGCTGCGGAAACAACCACTCAACAACCTGACACAACAACTACGCACGAAACAACGACCACGGAAATGATCACCACCTCCACGACGTTATCAACTGCTGACGACGAGACGACTGCTACTACTGAAACGAGTAAAGAACTTTCGACAATCTCGTCAGAACAAACGAGCACAACGGCTGACACAACTGAAGCCATTGCagctaccactactactactactactgtaaCCGAGATAATTTCGACGACCTCCACAAATGCACCTCGCGATGACACTTCGATGCAACCGTCCAGCAGCACAACACAATCACTAACTTCCTCGTACTTCACGACAGACAGTTCAATCCCGTCAGTAATCTACTCCACTCCAACCCCTACCGAAACTGCTCCTGTTCCGCCGATCTTGGAACCAACACTAAGCCCAAAGCAATGGCTGTGGATGACACTGACAGCAGTGTTTGCAATACTATTCATACTTGCTGCCAGTGCTGCCATCTATTTGTGCTTTATGAACCAACACTTGCAACGAATAAGTGCTCGCCTACTAGATGAAAATGGTCATTATCCTGgtaaaaaattctga
- the LOC126560061 gene encoding larval cuticle protein A3A: MFRLSSTVLLVLVAVLTGDFCHAARRDVRVRAVQPQIVVVEEYEEKLTTLPPPPKPYAFTYSAGRAPGHVDRTHSEVSDGSGVVRGSFSYIDPRNQVRTVEYTADSSGFYPVLSHLPKTPQQTEAVALAQQKHYALYNKIAQEHADAHSGLTVEPKLPKDTVAVAKAKDRHFTLYEKIAQEHARIGAEQEAQRLAFEATSVKYEE; encoded by the exons ATGTTCCGATTGTCATCCACCGTG TTGCTAGTGCTAGTGGCAGTACTGACGGGAGATTTCTGCCATGCTGCTCGCCGTGATGTGAGAGTTCGGGCCGTGCAGCCTCAGATCGTGGTTGTGGAAGAGTACGAGGAAAAGCTGACAACGCTTCCACCTCCACCGAAACCGTATGCGTTCACGTACTCTGCCGGACGTGCACCAGGACACGTCGACCGTACCCACAGTGAGGTATCCGATGGGAGTGGCGTTGTGCGCGGTTCTTTCTCGTACATCGATCCACGCAATCAAGTCCGCACCGTCGAGTATACGGCCGATTCTAGTGGATTCTATCCAGTGCTGAGCCATCTGCCAAAAACACCCCAACAGACGGAAGCTGTCGCACTGGCGCAACAGAAACATTACGCCCTGTACAACAAAATTGCGCAAGAGCATGCCGACGCACACAGCGGATTGACGGTG gaaCCAAAGCTGCCCAAGGACACGGTTGCGGTGGCGAAAGCAAAAGATCGCCATTTTACACTGTACGAGAAGATTGCCCAAGAGCATGCACGAATCGGAGCGGAACAGGAAGCGCAACGGTTGGCCTTTGAAGCTACCTCGGTGAAATATGAGGAGTGA
- the LOC126557074 gene encoding serine/arginine repetitive matrix protein 1, protein MALRLRKDVQKASYYVWFLGAQEAKALRGNRSLLPMIPRMVEKSKEQEPLKVTLQVSHKGLKIVQGSAKHFIPHGAITCSVQTEDIVACTLLLYNPATKCPLHVHAYRCDSELTAQALHDQLQVLINRPENQKRFTELEARLGLAAQLTGGSCGTGGPAPGGALPIMDGPGRKRMPRRFESPRRFPDSSHGSDTGTASTRESECSEEQQHSPTSGPVSPLISQSKLYDSLAAELREKLSGGVPLLLPTKDPDHKKEPVHSSNDAAARRIRNGCLTGSITPSTGVNQKHGVSSRGSSGIGSDLAPSPERHEPQSSSEDEWVNDQEPTLNGGSHHHTGGRPVERYLDDQPVTRMSKYRDAPPPTTYLYPNVRDEPTRARHQRSSSREEDRSLQGSVNSREEEVKPIITNHTPRYRNPYKPADGYGLEERKKKITIDDKYVDERDGGRRSGRYPAVEDRVVEHRGDDEFQYGKPQPDTRRYFEEEYDRDRYRENLTDRQKYRDVASEGSKYRTSKEYDRRGPTQVAYADRADYREYSPERIPPTVSGRGKYAPAQEHFGERQDFKVEREAYHRSPPMHKTDRIRYGQEDAHDSVERRPMYRSMAPEEESYREERRFGGHEESPKRTSYKMADKYEERWRQEMSAGYGDVEPSPGRRYHRDEPKHVQAPPPPQPQPDTWKPEPRKKSVEIRTSSPESTMHRISPKDRFQTAKEKFQQMERERHEQERLEQERLERERLLHSKRAVEHPPAPRRGSLEPAAVSSHESNGWSSDEELQPPRGHPRSNGSLNGSGGHGARMGGPADYRELSPEERYPGLDREPGRRMMPAKSLTNLVKGYRHSYAEPRPPPVSRSSGRVGLAAVNPY, encoded by the exons ATGGCGCTCCGATTGCGCAAGGATGTACAGAAAGCGTCCTATTACGTTTGGTTTTTGGGTGCCCAGGAAGCGAAAGCACTGCGCGGTAACCGTTCCCTGCTGCCAATGATACCGCGCATGGTGGAAAAATCAAAGGAACAGGAACCGTTGAAGGTTACGCTGCAGGTTTCACACAAaggattgaaaattgttcAG GGATCGGCAAAACACTTTATTCCGCACGGAGCCATCACTTGCTCGGTGCAGACGGAAGACATCGTCGCCTGTACGCTGCTGCTGTACAATCCGGCCACCAAATGTCCGCTGCACGTTCATGCGTATCGGTGCGACTCGGAGCTAACCGCACAGGCCCTGCACGATCAGCTGCAGGTGCTGATCAACAGACCGGAAAACCAGAAACGATTCACCGAACTGGAAGCACG GCTCGGTTTGGCGGCCCAGCTAACCGGAGGTTCGTGTGGTACCGGTGGACCAGCACCGGGCGGTGCACTTCCGATTATGGATGGCCCGGGAAGGAAGAGGATGCCACGAAGGTTCGAATCACCGCGTCGCTTTCCGGACTCTTCGCACGGTAGTGATACGGGCACGGCCAGCACACGCGAGTCGGAGTGTTCCGAGGAGCAGCAACATTCACCAACTTCTGGTCCAGTGTCTCCACTGATCAGTCAGTCGAAGCTGTACGATTCGCTGGCAGCTGAACTGCGGGAGAAGCTTAGTGGTGGCGTACCGCTACTGCTGCCGACGAAAGATCCGGACCATAAGAAGGAACCAGTGCACAGTTCTAATGATGCAGCAGCAAGACG AATTCGCAACGGATGTCTGACTGGGTCCATCACCCCATCGACCGGGGTAAACCAGAAGCACGGCGTATCATCCCGTGGATCTTCCGGCATTGGATCGGATCTGGCCCCGAGCCCGGAACGACACGAGCCGCAAAGCTCAAGCG AGGACGAATGGGTAAACGATCAAGAACCAACACTGAATGGCGGCTCACACCATCATACTGGCGGTCGGCCGGTCGAGCGCTACCTGGACGATCAGCCGGTAACACGCATGAGCAAGTACCGTGACGCTCCACCACCAACGACGTACCTCTACCCAAACGTGCGTGACGAACCGACCCGTGCCCGACATCAGCGATCATCAAGCCGCGAAGAGGATCGCAGTCTGCAAGGGTCTGTCAACTCTCGCGAAGAGGAAGTGAAACCGATCATCACGAACCATACGCCCAGGTACCGGAACCCGTACAAACCAGCGGACGGGTATGGGTTGGAAGAACGCAAGAAGAAAATCACAATCGACGACAAGTACGTAGACGAACGTGATGGTGGTCGAAGAAGTGGACGATATCCTGCGGTCGAGGATCGCGTTGTCGAACATCGTGGCGATGATGAGTTTCAGTACGGGAAGCCTCAGCCAGACACGCGACGTTACTTTGAGGAAGAGTACGATCGTGATCGTTATCGTGAGAATTTGACCGATCGGCAGAAGTACCGAGATGTAGCGAGCGAGGGCAGTAAATATCGTACCAGCAAGGAGTACGACCGTCGCGGACCGACACAGGTAGCGTACGCCGATCGGGCTGACTATCGCGAATACTCACCGGAACGTATTCCACCGACGGTTTCGGGACGGGGCAAGTACGCCCCTGCTCAGGAGCATTTCGGTGAGCGACAGGATTTCAAGGTAGAACGCGAAGCATATCACCGTTCACCGCCAATGCACAAAACCGATCGGATAAGGTACGGTCAGGAGGATGCACACGATAGCGTTGAGAGACGGCCGATGTATCGATCGATGGCACCGGAAGAGGAATCGTATCGCGAGGAAAGACGTTTCGGAGGGCATGAAGAATCGCCGAAGCGCACCAGTTACAAGATGGCGGACAAGTACGAGGAACGCTGGAGACAGGAAATGTCGGCGGGTTATGGCGATGTGGAACCATCGCCCGGACGGCGTTATCATCGTGACGAGCCGAAACACGTacaagcaccaccaccaccgcaaccGCAACCGGACACGTGGAAACCGGAACCACGTAAGAAATCAGTCGAGATACGAACGAGCTCACCGGAATCGACCATGCACCGTATCTCACCCAAGGATCGCTTCCAAACGGCAAAGGAAAAATTCCAACAGATGGAACGCGAACGTCACGAACAAGAACGGCTCGAGCAGGAACGGCTGGAGCGTGAACGGCTGCTGCACAGTAAGCGTGCGGTGGAACATCCGCCGGCACCACGTCGTGGTTCGCTGGAACCGGCAGCCGTCAGCTCGCACGAAAGCAATGGTTGGAGTTCGGATGAGGAACTCCAACCCCCGAGAGGGCATCCACGCTCGAACGGCAGCCTGAACGGGTCGGGAGGGCATGGAGCCAGGATGGGAGGTCCGGCAGATTACCGAGAACTGTCGCCAGAAGAGCGTTACCCGGGACTGGACCGTGAACCTGGACGCCGAATGATGCCGGCCAAGAGTCTGACGAATCTGGTGAAAGGTTATCGCCACAGCTATGCAGAGCCACGTCCACCGCCTGTTTCACGTAGCAGCGGGCGGGTCGGATTGGCGGCCGTTAATCCGTACTAG
- the LOC126560064 gene encoding uncharacterized protein LOC126560064: MDKIWRVYLACLLMSVTFGSHSVMADTDEYEYYYEEVNKTSMTENVSSTPDEQTTVTIVPIALEEQVVTEASTVSMDLDGNTENPNITMISAVTSQNGTAMQTDWSTTTAVEGENVNLSNDVRRNDVKPTRLNGTRPTKFTNIIYKTTRKPKSNNPPPAIVLNIYTGMYGMDSRVKNRASGNVGGRNNYWPRAQSPLQGWYGMYNWMPKQSFTPVQQRPIYRGRGQQAEYDNTYNGFNYQKATKPRRNNQQNRGTELDQQASMAVFNFLLQALGQRSGSSPRMQTQGQQGSRRKT, translated from the exons ATGGACAAGATATGGAGAGTTTACTTAGCATGTTTGCTAATGTCAGTTACATTCGGTTCTCATTCCGTGATGGCTGATACCGACGAGTACGAGTACTACTACGAGGAAG TAAATAAAACTTCCATGACGGAAAACGTTTCTTCAACACCAGACGAGCAGACGACTGTGACTATAGTGCCTATAGCGTTGGAAGAGCAAGTTGTTACGGAGGCATCTACCGTGTCGATGGATTTGGATGGAAACACCGAAAATCCAAACATTACCATGATTTCCGCTGTAACTTCTCAGAACGGCACTGCGATGCAAACGGACTGGTCTACTACTACTGCAGTTGAGGGTGAAAACGTAAACCTTTCGAATGATGTGCGTCGAAATGATGTTAAACCGACGCGATTAAATGGAACTCGTCCAACAAAATTCACCAACATTATTTACAAGACTACCAGAAAGC cAAAATCCAACAACCCTCCACCAGCTATAGTGCTGAACATCTACACCGGCATGTATGGGATGGATTCACGTGTAAAAAATCGAGCCAGCGGGAACGTTGGTGGGCGCAACAATTACTGGCCCCGGGCACAATCTCCACTCCAGGGTTGGTACGGGATGTACAACTGGATGCCGAAACAATCGTTCACACCAGTACAGCAACGTCCCATCTATCGTGGACGTGGACAGCAAGCTGAATACGATAACACGTACAATGGCTTTAACTATCAGAAGGCAACAAAACCGCGGCGAAACAATCAGCAAAATCGTGGCACTGAGCTGGACCAGCAAGCAAGCATGGCGGTGTTCAATTTCCTGCTGCAAGCACTCGGCCAGCGATCCGGATCTTCCCCACGTATGCAAACGCAAGGTCAGCAAGGATCGCGCAGAAAAACGTGA